Genomic segment of Thiomonas sp. FB-Cd:
AAGCGACGCTGAAAGCACAGCGTGAAACTGGCGAGCGTAAGGGTCACTACCTGAACGTGACGGCCCCCACCCCCGAGGAAATGTACAAGCGCGCGGAGTTTGCCAAGGAAATTGGCGCGCCCATCATCATGCACGATTACCTGACCGGCGGCCTTACGGCCAACACCGGGCTGGCCAACTGGTGCCGTGACAACGGCATGTTGCTGCATATTCACCGTGCGATGCACGCCGTGCTCGACCGCAATCCGCATCACGGCATTCACTTCCGCGTGCTGACCAAGGTGCTGCGTCTGTCGGGTGGAGACCACCTGCACTCGGGTACGGTCGTGGGCAAGCTCGAGGGCGACCGCGAAGCGACTCTTGGCTGGATCGACATCATGCGCGACGAGTTCATCAAGGAAGACCGCAGTCGCGGCATCTTCTTCGACCAGGACTGGGGCTCCATGCCGGGCGTGATGCCGGTGGCTTCCGGCGGCATTCACGTCTGGCACATGCCGGCGCTGGTCACGATCTTCGGTGACGACTCCGTGCTGCAGTTTGGCGGGGGTACGCTGGGCCATCCCTGGGGTAACGCTGCTGGAGCCGCGGCCAATCGCGTCGCGCTGGAAGCGTGCGTGGAAGCGCGCAACCAGGGCCGTGCCGTAGAGAAAGAGGGCAAGGACATCCTGACCGCGGCAGCGGCCCATAGCCCCGAACTCAAGATCGCCATGGAAACATGGAAGGAGATCAAGTTCGAATTCGACACTGTGGACAAACTGGACGTCGCCCACAAGTAAGAGCACACGTTGCGCGGACGTGTGCGCCGCGATGCGAGGCCATTCGGGCTCTCGCCTCCGGGTGTACGTTTCGCGAGCGGGAAACCATTGAGGAACAAACATGAGTGAAATGCAAGACTACAAGTCGCGCCTGAGCGACCCCGCAAGCCGCAAGTTCGAGACCTTCTCCTATCTTCCGGCGATGAAGGCAGAGGACATCAAGAAACAGGTCGAATACTTGGTGAAGAAGGGCTGGAATCCGGCAATTGAGCATATCGAGCCCGAGCACATGATGGATTCGTACTGGTATATGTGGAAGCTGCCGATGTTCGGTGAGACGGACGTGGACAAGGTCCTGGCGGAGGCCGAGGCCTGTCACAAGGCCAATCCCAACAACCACGTGCGCCTCATCGGCTACAACAACTTCAACCAATCGCAAGGTGCCTCGATGGTGATCTTCCGCGGCAAGACCGTGTAAGAACCGCGACGGGTGACCAGTCGAGCCCCCGTCGCCTGCGCAGGGCGCGGGGGCCTTTGTTTGTCGGCGAATGGCGCGCAGTCCATGGCCCGAGGCCAGACGGTTTCGATGATGCGCGCCATTCGCGGATGAATCACGTTTTGTATCGAGGAGCCAATATGAGTGACGTCATCGACCAATATCGCATCAGCAAGGAACCCTATTACCGCACGGTTTCCGATGAGGTGGAGCTATTCGAAGCTGCATATTCCGTGCGCATGCCCATGATGCTTAAGGGGCCTACCGGATGCGGGAAAACCCGTTTCGTTGAGCACATGGCCTACAAGTTGGGGAAACCGCTCATCACCGTGGCTTGCAACGAAGACATGACGGCGTCGGACCTGGTTGGGCGCTTCCTGCTTGATGCGCAGGGCACGCGCTGGCAGGACGGCCCGTTGGCCATTGCTGCGCGGCATGGCGCGATCTGCTATCTCGATGAGGTGGTCGAGGCGCGCCAGGACACAACCGTGGTCATCCACCCCCTGACCGACAATCGCCGCGTGCTTCCGCTGGAGAAGAAGGGAGAGCTGGTGCACGCGCATCCGGATTTCCAGATCGTCATCTCCTACAACCCTGGCTACCAGAGTCTGATGAAAGACCTGAAACAGTCCACGAAACAGCGGTTCGGCGGGCTGGACTTCACCTACCCGGAGCACGCCATCGAGACCGAGATCGTGGCGCATGAGACCGGTGTTGCTGCCGACGTGGCCGGCAAGCTCGTGTCCATCGCCGAACGCTCGCGCAACCTCAAAGGTCACGGATTGGACGAAGGCCTGTCCACCCGCATGCTGATCTATGCCGGCAGCCTGATCGCCAAGGGTGTCGACGCCAGGTCGGCCTGCCGTGTCGCACTTGTGCGGCCTATCACCGACGACCCCGACATGCGCGACGCCCTGGACGCCGCGGTGAGCACGTTCTTCTGATGACGGTTTGCCCAAGCGCGGAGGCATGAGCCATGGCGATCAATCTTGACGATTACGCTGAATACATCGAGGACCTCTCGGAGCATAGCCGTGGCGCGCTCAAGTCGGCTTGGCAAGATGCTGTGAAGGTCCTAAGCCCGCGGGGGCTGGACAACTACATCAAAGGCGCTGGTGCGCTAAGGCGCCTGGGCAAGGGTGACTCCTTGGTGGAGACTTGGATCGAACACGCGCCGCTCGTGGCCAAGGAGGTGAGCGAAGATGTCGTGGGCGAACTCGCAACGGCTGCGCTCACGCTGGCATCGAAGACTTCTGGCGTGGTGATTGAACTGCTGCTGGCCACGGCTCCCACCGCCGCCAAGCGCTTGGGCGATGCGCAACTGTTCGTGAACTACCTCCACTTCATCAACAGCCTCATCGCTCAAGCACCGCGCGGTGTGCGTCCGATGCTGGAAAAGCTTGATGTGCTGTTGCAGCAACTCACTCTTGGCGGCCTGCGTCGTTGGGCGCTGTGGGGCGCGCACGCTCACCGAACCGACTACGAAGCGCAAATTCTGTATTTCGCGCTGGAGTCCAAGGAATCGCTGGCCATGCTGCAGAAGGAGCGCAAGGGGACGCTCCTCGTGGACGTGCAGCGACGCATCAACATGTATCTTCGTGCACTATGGGGGCGTGACTTCTTCATGCGCCCAACCTCGGGGGACTTCGAGACGCGGGAGGGCTACAAGCCCTTCATCGAGGACTATCTGCTTCACCTGCCCGACGCCTTTGACGATCTAGACGGCGTGCCGGGCCTGGAACTCTATCGTGCCGCTGCAGCGCACTGCGCCGCGCATGTGGTGGAGACACGCACACCCATCTCTGCCGAGGCGCTGAATCCGCTTCAGATGGCGGTCATTTCCGTCATCGAGGACGCCCGGGTCGAAACGCTGTCCATACGCCGCTTTCCCGGGTTGAAAATGCTTTGGTCCAAGCTCCACACGGCAACCCCCGCGATGAACGCCAGCGTGGGCGATTATCTCAACCGGCTCGCGCGCGCTTTGCTCGATGATGCCTATGCGGACACCGATCCATGGATCGCAGAGGGACGGGCACTGTTTGCCCGGTCGCTGGATGCGCTATGCGACAACCAGATCTCCTGGGATATTGGTGTGACGCTCGCGCATAAGCTGCTGGACAAACGGCTTCCGTTCAATGCGCGCAGCGACGTGCTCACGGCGCCTTATCGCGATGACAATCGGTATTTTTGGGAATTCGAGGAGTTCGACTTCGACAAGGCGGCCAACGCTGGTTATGAGACCATCAAGCAGGTGCGCAAGCACGTAAGCGTGATGGAAATGGCCAACGAGATCGACGTCGAGAACGCTGGTGATGATGCGGAGGAGATCTGGGTCCTCGATACGGAGATGTTTCCGTACGAGGACATGGGCCGAAGCTTCAACGACATGTGGGGCAAGGAGCCCCAATCCGAGCCCTTCCATTATGCTGAATGGGACTATCAGATCCAGCTTGAGCGCCCGGCTTGGGCGACGGTGCTCGAGCGCCGCGGCAGGACAGGTGAGTTGGCAATCATCGACGCGATCGCCGCGCAGTACAAGCGCGAGATCCATCGCATGAAGTTTCTGCTCGACGCCATGCAGCCGCAAGGCGTGCAGCGCATCCGCAAGCTGGAGGATGGCGACGAGATCGATATCAACGCGGCGGTCACCGGCTTCATCGACATGCGCATGGGCCATCAGCCCGATCCCCGCATCATGATGCGCAGCGTGCGTAAGACCCGGGACTTCTCCATTCTGGTTCTGCTCGACCTGTCAGAATCCACCAACGAAAAGGTGGCGGGGCAGGACTATACAGTGCTCGATCTCACGCGCCAGGCCTGCGTGCTTCTGGCGGATGCAATCAGCAAGGTTGGCGATCCCTTCGCGATTCACGGATTCTGCTCGGACGGACGGCACGAGGTGCAGTACCTGCGCTTCAAGGACTTCGACCAGGAGTGGAGTGGGGAACCCAAGGCTCGTCTGGCCGGTATGACCGGCCAACTTTCCACACGCATGGGCGCCGCCATACGGCATGCCGGACACCACCTCAAGCTGCAGCGATCAGCGAAGAAGCTGTTGATCGTCATCACCGATGGAGAACCTGCAGACATCGACGTGCGCGATCCGCAATACCTGCGATTTGACACGAAGAAGGCGGTGGAGGACGTGGCCAAACATGGCGTTGTCACCTACTGCATGAGTCTGGACCCGCGGGCGGACCAATATGTATCGCGCATCTTTGGCCAGAAAAACTTTATGGTTGTCGACCATGTGCAGCGTCTTCCGGAAAAGCTGCCGCTCCTGTATGCGGGGCTGACGCGCTGATCCCTCAAAGGGCGGGTCACCTGTGGGACACTTGGATTGGCAGATCACCGTAGGCGCGGCGGATCCAGTGCGAAGCAGGCCTGTGCGGTGATGCTCGTCGAGCACCGAGCGCCGAGCAAGAGACCGTAGCATTGACGGTGGTTCACGCCAGGCACGCTCAGGCGTATCCTTCGCGGGGGGGAGGCATGTCCCCCTAGCACATCGCTTCCGCAGCCCATCACTTCGTGAAGAAACAAGCCGCATCCATGGATAAATACGTTGGCCTCGACAAGGATAAGCACGGTATCACGCAACTGGGCCGCGTCGTGCTCGACGCCCGGCTCTTCGGCTTCATCCCTGATACCGAAGATTGTGGCGGCTGGGACATCGGCCGCATGCAGACACTCATGGATCGGGTCGACAAGCAATGGGATCAGTACGGGAATCTCCCCAGCCGACTGCCTCCGGAGCTGGCAGAGCGCCATACGCGCATCTATGCCAAGGCCATTGCCGGCGCAAAGGAGCGTGGATGGAATGCCGAGCTTGGAGATGACGAGTGAGCGCTGCGCCGCCCAACCATTGCAGCAGCACCAAAGTTGGTGCCGGGTGGTCCACCACTAGGCTGTTGGCATCGACCCTTCAACTCTCTTGATTCGGGCCCGGCTGGGCATGCTCGCGGCGCTTGGCGTTGAGGTGCAATACCTTGGCTGGGCCGTCGATGCGATGCTTGGCGGACAGCGCCTGGAGGGCTAGCTGAAATTCGCGAGGAAGGCGGCGCATGGCCTGCGCCGCGGTGTCCTCGTAGCTCACGGATTCAAAGGCGACAGGCTGGTCCAGCGCTGTTCTCGCTTGGGTCTGGAATGAGGTCCAGGCGAGCATCACCCAGCATTTGTGCGCACTGTCGAGGAACACAAACTCCTCGGCGTCGAGGATGGCCAGCACTTGCATCGATCGAATCGGGACGAAGGCTACGCCGTTGGGGCTTCGCGCCTGAAGCGCGCGGCCAAGGTTATAGGTCGCGGCCGGCATGGTGCGGTATTCGCGGGCGATGGGCGGGGCGCGGTAGACGGTGATGTCCATGGATGCTCCAGATCGGGTTCTAAAGCTTGCACTAGTTTTTTGAGCTGGGAAACGGCGTCGTGGAGACACGGTCGGTCGCGCTGTGGATCCGCTCAGGCCTCCATTTTGAGCAATCCGTCCAGGGAAAGTGCGCGCTCTTCGTCGCTGATGATGTGCCCCAGAAGTGGTGATACGGCGGCGGCGGCTTCATGGTCCAGCAGTAGCACGTCCACCAGTGCGGCAATAGGCGTCTGTGCCGGATCCACCAGAAGCGCCCAGCGCATCGCCTTGTGTCGCTCAGTGGGTGCCACACGGCCGATCCAGCCCATCGCCTCCAGCGCATTAAGTTTCGTCTGCAGATGCAGGGGGTCGCAGCGCAAGGCACGCGCAAGTTGCAGCGTTTCTTGTCCGCTATCGGGAGCCTTACGTGCCAGCGCGAGAAGGCGCAGCAGCTTGAGTGCAAGCAAGAAATCGCCTCCGGCGGCATTCTGGACAGGTAGGGCGCGCACCCTTAGCAAAGGCAGCAATGCAGCCAGCATGGCACCCAGCAGCACCACAATCCAGCTCCAATAGATCCAAAGGAGAAAAATCGGTAAGGTGGCGAACGTCCCATAGACAGCCGTGAAGGTGGGGACGCTGGCCACGTACCAGGCGAACGCGCGTCCGGCAAGGTCGAAGCCCACCGCAGCAAAAAGACCACCGGTCAAGGCATCACGCCATTTCACGTCCGTATTCGGTACATAGCGGTACAAAGCCCCGAGCGCCGAGCCCATGAAAAGCCACGACAGCACGGTGAGCAGGACGCCCGTGCCGCCCGGAATTTGGTGCAGCCAGCCACGGTGCGCAGCCATCAGGGCGGCGGACCCTGCCAGCCCTGCACCGAGCACCAGCGGGCCCAGCGTGATGCCCGCCCAGTACAACAGCACGCGTTGCGCGAGCGGGCGCGGGCGTGCCGTGCGCCAAATGGCGTTGAGTGCCTTATCGACCGTGAGCATCATCGAGGTTGCGAGAAAGACGAGACCAGCGACACCAACCGCACCCAGGCTTTTGGCCTTGGCAGCGAACTGATTGAGGTAGCCAAACACCGTCTCGGCGATGTCTTCCGGGAGCAGGGCATGGGCAAATTGCGTCTGTAGATGATCCTGCATGGTGTGGAAAGCCGGAAACGCCGTGAAAAGCGACAGACCGACGGCCAGTAGAGGCACCATGGAGATCAGCGTGGTAAACGTGAGGCTGCCTGCAGTTTGCGCCAGCCGTTCCTGCCCAAAGCGACGGATCAGGAGGCCAAGGGTTTGCGGGATATCAGGTGGACGGTAGCGCGGGCGCATAGGATTGCAACATGGATGAAATACTGGTTCTCTATTACAGCGTACATGGAGGCACCCGCGCTCTGGCGGAAGCCATTGCCCAGGGTGTGGCTGAAGTTCCCGGCATGCTGCCACGTGTGCGCACCGTGCCACGTGTGGCGGCAGTTGTGCAGCGGATTGAGCCGCCTGTTCCGGCCAATGGCCCGCCCTATGTGGAGCAGGCGGATCTGGAGGAGTGCGTTGGACTGGCGCTCGGGTCGCCCACGCGCTTCGGCAACATGGCCGCACCCATGAAATATTTCTGGGACCAGACGTCTGGACTATGGCTCTCCGGTGCGCTGGCAGGCAAGCCAGCGGCGGTGTTTACATCCACCGGAAGCCTGCACGGCGGGCAGGAAAGCACATTGTTGTCCATGATGCTGCCATTGCTTCACCACGGCATGTTTATCGTGGGGGTGCCTTATGTTGAGGCGGAGTTGATGACGACCGCAAGTGGCGGGACGCCTTACGGCGCCAGCCACCACGCGGGCCATGACTCCAGCCGAGCGGCTACAGGTGAAGAACTCAGGCTTGCACTTGCGCTGGGTCGGCGCCTGGCGGCAGCGGCGCAAAAGCTTGTCGCGTAAAGGCATCGAGATGCGCCCACAAACACTCCAGAGCGACAGGCCAACGCAAAGCCCGGGAGCAGTTACCCCCGCGTGGCGGCTTGCCAACCTTCTCATTTGGGCGGCTCTCGTCGCGCTGTGTCTTGGCTGGGAGCTTGTGTGGGCACCCCTGCGCCCCGGGGGTTCGTGGTTGGCGCTGAAGGTTTTGCCCCTGCTGGCTGCTGCGCCTGGCATGTGGCGCGGCAGGCTGTACACCTACCAGTGGATGAGCATGCTGGTTTGGTTTTACCTGGCAGAGGGCGTCGTTCGCGGGCTTACGGACCCGCTGGCGGCATCTCGCGCCCTCGCCTGGGGAGAATGCGCACTTGCGTTGATGGCATTTGGGCTGATGGCAGTCACCTTGCGAGCCCATGCTCGCGCGCCGACGCCGCGCCGGGATGAAACATCATGAACCTTGCTGATCGCCGCCTCTTTCTTGATGCGCTGCGGGCCTTGCTCGGCACGAGCCATGTGCTGGATGCCGCACAGGAGATCGCCCCATACGCTCGCGACTGGCGAGGGCGCTACCACGGTCAACCGCTGGCAGTCGCCTTGCCAGGAGACACGGCTGAAGTGGCGGAGATTGTGCAGCTCTGTGCCACGCACGGCGTACCCATCGTGCCACAGGGGGGCAATACAGGTCTCGTCGGCGGCGCGACGCCTGACGCCACCGGCACCCAGCTTCTGCTTGGGCTCAAGCGCTTGCGTCGCATCCGTGCGCTCTCCGTGGCTGATGGCGTGCTGGTGGCCGAAGCTGGCTGCGTTCTGCAATCCGTGCAAGAGGCAGCAGAGCAAGCCGACATGCTGTTTCCGTTGAGCCTGGCGGCCGAGGGCAGTGCCACAATTGGTGGCGTGCTGTCCACGAACGCGGGCGGCACTGCCGTTCTGCGTTACGGCACAGCGCGCGCGCTGTGCCTGGGCTTGGAAGTGGTGACAGCGCAGGGCCAGGTGTGGGACGGGCTCTCCAGCTTGCGTAAAGACAACACAGGCTACGATTTGCGCGATCTGCTCATCGGTGCCGAAGGCACGCTTGGCATCATCACGGCGGCCAGCCTGCAACTGTTCGCGCAGCCGGCGGCACAGCTCACCGCGCTGAGCCTTGTGGCAAGCGTACGCGATGCAGTCGACCTCCTTCAGCAGGCACGCGCAAGCCTCGGTGCGGGTCTCACTGGATTTGAGCTGATGAGTGCGCACAGTCTGCAACTTGTTCAGCGCCATTTCCCGCAGCTGCGCCTTCCAGTCGAACTTGCGGCACCATGGTGTGTATTGCTCGAAATCTCTGACAGCGAAGGCGGGGTGCACGCCCAGGCACGACTCGAATCTCTGCTCGGTGAGGCAATCGCGCGCGGTCAGGTGGTGGACGCCGCCGTGGCTCAGACGCTGGCGCAGGCGCAGGCGATGTGGGCGCTGCGTGAGCATATTCCGCTGGCACAGGCAGCTGAAGGGCTGAACATCAAGCATGACATCGCAGTGCCAATTTCGCGGATGGCCGCCTTCGTCGAAAGCACGGCTGAACTTGTGACCCAGGCCTTGCCGGGGCGCGGCTGATCATCTTCGGTCATCTGGGTGATGGCAATTTGCACTACAACGTGCAGGCGCCGCTCGATGTCGACGCCGCGAAATTCCTCGACCGGCACCAAGAAGCCTGCAACACGATCGTGCATGACGCCGCCATCGCCTGCGGCGGCAGCTTTTCAGCCGAGCATGGGGTGGGACAACTCAAGACGCCTGAACTCGCGCGCTACAAGAGCCCGGTGGCTCTTGGCATGATGCGTGCCATCAAAGTTGCGTTGGACCCCCAGGGGATCATGAACCCCGGCAAAGTGATCGCATCATGAGCCCTGCATGCCGAGATCAATAATGGTCCCGCCGGAGCACGCGCCCGAACCCACTCGGCCAGAACCCCAGGTGGGCTCGGCCACGCGTCAGAACGTACCTTCGCCACCGACCTCGGCGAGCGCTCCGACGCGTCGCAAGGCCCCCTGGCTGCTGATCGTGCGAGCGCGCTTGGCCGCGGCCTGGCGCTTGGGTGTCAAGTTATGGGGCGAACACGGTCCCCAGGCCTTGGCTGCGCTCCTGGCAACTGCCTGTGGTGTCTTGCAGGTGAGTCCGCAGTTCGCGCCGCTGTTGACCGCGCTGCAGCACTTGCTGCAGCGCGGTCCAGGCTCCGTCACGCATCTGGCGGATCTGGCTGCCTTGCCGCGCGTTCTCGTCGGAATCGGGCTGGTTCTGATGGCTGTCGGCTTGCTGCTTCGTGCACGCGTGGCCTGGGTCATTGGGCTCCTGCTGGGATTGTTATCCGCGGGGCTGGCATTGTGGATCGCGCGCCAGCCCAATGCAATTTTTGCCAGCGCTGCGCTTCTCATCGCAGTATTGCTGGTCTACAGCCGGCACTTCAACCGCAGCAGCTTGGCAGCCAGTTCCCTCTTTGCCTTGCTGGGTATCGGAAGCTTGTTGATCTATGGCGTGCTTGGAAGCCTGTGGTTTGGCGCAGGCTATGCGCCGCCCATTCAGGATCTGCCCACGGCCTTCTATTACACGATCGAGACCATGTCGACGCTCGGCTATGGGGATATCGTGCCACGCACGGTTGAGGCGCGGATGTTTACCGTGTCCATGGTCGTGCTGGGGATCACCGTCTTTGCGACGACGTTGTCAGTCGTCATTGGGCCGCTAGTTGGCGGGAGCATCA
This window contains:
- a CDS encoding ribulose bisphosphate carboxylase small subunit, whose product is MSEMQDYKSRLSDPASRKFETFSYLPAMKAEDIKKQVEYLVKKGWNPAIEHIEPEHMMDSYWYMWKLPMFGETDVDKVLAEAEACHKANPNNHVRLIGYNNFNQSQGASMVIFRGKTV
- a CDS encoding form I ribulose bisphosphate carboxylase large subunit, translated to MATKTYNAGVKEYRQTYWEPNYTPKDTDILACFKITPQPGVDREEVAAAVAAESSTGTWTTVWTDLLTDLDYYKGRAYRIEDVPGDDTCFYAFVAYPVDLFEEGSVVNVLTSLVGNVFGFKALRALRLEDVRFPIAYVKTCGGPPNGIQVERDKMNKYGRPLLGCTIKPKLGLSAKNYGRAVYECLRGGLDFTKDDENVNSQPFMRWRDRFAFVQEATLKAQRETGERKGHYLNVTAPTPEEMYKRAEFAKEIGAPIIMHDYLTGGLTANTGLANWCRDNGMLLHIHRAMHAVLDRNPHHGIHFRVLTKVLRLSGGDHLHSGTVVGKLEGDREATLGWIDIMRDEFIKEDRSRGIFFDQDWGSMPGVMPVASGGIHVWHMPALVTIFGDDSVLQFGGGTLGHPWGNAAGAAANRVALEACVEARNQGRAVEKEGKDILTAAAAHSPELKIAMETWKEIKFEFDTVDKLDVAHK
- the kch gene encoding voltage-gated potassium channel protein, which gives rise to MPRSIMVPPEHAPEPTRPEPQVGSATRQNVPSPPTSASAPTRRKAPWLLIVRARLAAAWRLGVKLWGEHGPQALAALLATACGVLQVSPQFAPLLTALQHLLQRGPGSVTHLADLAALPRVLVGIGLVLMAVGLLLRARVAWVIGLLLGLLSAGLALWIARQPNAIFASAALLIAVLLVYSRHFNRSSLAASSLFALLGIGSLLIYGVLGSLWFGAGYAPPIQDLPTAFYYTIETMSTLGYGDIVPRTVEARMFTVSMVVLGITVFATTLSVVIGPLVGGSIKRALEGRMQKQQRRNHYVILGVSSLAYTMWKELHARNVPVTVIIGLGQHSPYPEDADVITGDATRNEVLQEAGVPQAKAVLTLRDDDAENAFAVLAVKELAPGVKTIAGVNDARHLAKIRRVQPDLLFAPQVLGSDLLVRTLFGEPIDNDTVSKLLFAQN
- a CDS encoding DUF2069 domain-containing protein; the encoded protein is MSRKGIEMRPQTLQSDRPTQSPGAVTPAWRLANLLIWAALVALCLGWELVWAPLRPGGSWLALKVLPLLAAAPGMWRGRLYTYQWMSMLVWFYLAEGVVRGLTDPLAASRALAWGECALALMAFGLMAVTLRAHARAPTPRRDETS
- a CDS encoding YihY family inner membrane protein, producing the protein MRPRYRPPDIPQTLGLLIRRFGQERLAQTAGSLTFTTLISMVPLLAVGLSLFTAFPAFHTMQDHLQTQFAHALLPEDIAETVFGYLNQFAAKAKSLGAVGVAGLVFLATSMMLTVDKALNAIWRTARPRPLAQRVLLYWAGITLGPLVLGAGLAGSAALMAAHRGWLHQIPGGTGVLLTVLSWLFMGSALGALYRYVPNTDVKWRDALTGGLFAAVGFDLAGRAFAWYVASVPTFTAVYGTFATLPIFLLWIYWSWIVVLLGAMLAALLPLLRVRALPVQNAAGGDFLLALKLLRLLALARKAPDSGQETLQLARALRCDPLHLQTKLNALEAMGWIGRVAPTERHKAMRWALLVDPAQTPIAALVDVLLLDHEAAAAVSPLLGHIISDEERALSLDGLLKMEA
- a CDS encoding CbbQ/NirQ/NorQ/GpvN family protein, whose amino-acid sequence is MSDVIDQYRISKEPYYRTVSDEVELFEAAYSVRMPMMLKGPTGCGKTRFVEHMAYKLGKPLITVACNEDMTASDLVGRFLLDAQGTRWQDGPLAIAARHGAICYLDEVVEARQDTTVVIHPLTDNRRVLPLEKKGELVHAHPDFQIVISYNPGYQSLMKDLKQSTKQRFGGLDFTYPEHAIETEIVAHETGVAADVAGKLVSIAERSRNLKGHGLDEGLSTRMLIYAGSLIAKGVDARSACRVALVRPITDDPDMRDALDAAVSTFF
- the wrbA gene encoding NAD(P)H:quinone oxidoreductase, with the protein product MDEILVLYYSVHGGTRALAEAIAQGVAEVPGMLPRVRTVPRVAAVVQRIEPPVPANGPPYVEQADLEECVGLALGSPTRFGNMAAPMKYFWDQTSGLWLSGALAGKPAAVFTSTGSLHGGQESTLLSMMLPLLHHGMFIVGVPYVEAELMTTASGGTPYGASHHAGHDSSRAATGEELRLALALGRRLAAAAQKLVA
- a CDS encoding nitric oxide reductase activation protein NorD → MAINLDDYAEYIEDLSEHSRGALKSAWQDAVKVLSPRGLDNYIKGAGALRRLGKGDSLVETWIEHAPLVAKEVSEDVVGELATAALTLASKTSGVVIELLLATAPTAAKRLGDAQLFVNYLHFINSLIAQAPRGVRPMLEKLDVLLQQLTLGGLRRWALWGAHAHRTDYEAQILYFALESKESLAMLQKERKGTLLVDVQRRINMYLRALWGRDFFMRPTSGDFETREGYKPFIEDYLLHLPDAFDDLDGVPGLELYRAAAAHCAAHVVETRTPISAEALNPLQMAVISVIEDARVETLSIRRFPGLKMLWSKLHTATPAMNASVGDYLNRLARALLDDAYADTDPWIAEGRALFARSLDALCDNQISWDIGVTLAHKLLDKRLPFNARSDVLTAPYRDDNRYFWEFEEFDFDKAANAGYETIKQVRKHVSVMEMANEIDVENAGDDAEEIWVLDTEMFPYEDMGRSFNDMWGKEPQSEPFHYAEWDYQIQLERPAWATVLERRGRTGELAIIDAIAAQYKREIHRMKFLLDAMQPQGVQRIRKLEDGDEIDINAAVTGFIDMRMGHQPDPRIMMRSVRKTRDFSILVLLDLSESTNEKVAGQDYTVLDLTRQACVLLADAISKVGDPFAIHGFCSDGRHEVQYLRFKDFDQEWSGEPKARLAGMTGQLSTRMGAAIRHAGHHLKLQRSAKKLLIVITDGEPADIDVRDPQYLRFDTKKAVEDVAKHGVVTYCMSLDPRADQYVSRIFGQKNFMVVDHVQRLPEKLPLLYAGLTR